Proteins encoded in a region of the Nitrospirota bacterium genome:
- a CDS encoding DNA-3-methyladenine glycosylase I: MTKLPPAMSDGKTRCGWVGTKPHFITYHDREWGVPVHDDRKHFEMLLLEGAQAGLTWETILLRREGYRRAFAAFDPKKVARFTAKQKAQRLTNPGIIRNRLKVDSAVTNAQAFLAVQQEFGSFDAYVWSFVGGEPIVNCWKRMSDVPATNVVSDTLSKDLKKRGFRFVGSTIIYAYMQAAGLVDDHTDDCFIRARR, translated from the coding sequence ATGACTAAGCTCCCTCCTGCGATGTCCGATGGAAAGACCCGTTGCGGCTGGGTCGGGACCAAGCCCCATTTCATCACCTATCATGACCGTGAATGGGGAGTGCCGGTTCACGATGACCGGAAGCATTTCGAGATGTTGCTGTTGGAGGGGGCCCAGGCAGGTCTCACGTGGGAGACAATCTTGCTGCGCCGTGAGGGCTACCGTCGAGCTTTTGCCGCGTTCGATCCGAAGAAGGTGGCGCGATTCACGGCGAAGCAGAAGGCCCAGCGGCTGACGAATCCCGGCATCATTCGCAACCGGCTCAAAGTCGATTCGGCGGTGACCAACGCGCAGGCGTTTCTTGCGGTGCAGCAGGAGTTCGGTTCGTTTGATGCCTATGTCTGGTCGTTTGTCGGTGGCGAGCCGATCGTCAATTGTTGGAAGCGAATGTCAGACGTTCCAGCGACGAATGTGGTGAGCGACACCTTGTCGAAAGATCTCAAGAAGCGAGGCTTTCGCTTCGTCGGGAGCACAATCATCTATGCCTATATGCAAGCAGCAGGTCTTGTGGATGACCATACGGACGATTGTTTTATCCGTGCCCGTCGCTAG